In Ostrea edulis chromosome 4, xbOstEdul1.1, whole genome shotgun sequence, a single window of DNA contains:
- the LOC125671201 gene encoding uncharacterized protein LOC125671201, whose translation MGIFQSCLARNNKIGVMKEEMEVYEKVRSEMVTEDIVEKKGGVAFGLTFIAEDTPKMPPPRITDDKKEEFEKWRETQEKTQALKQDRAHQNREEALTKRKIEVAHKEMERLEKYLNIGAEEF comes from the exons ATGGGCATCTTTCAGAGTTGTCTCGCTAGAAACAACAAGATAGGAGTCATGAAAGAGGAAATGGAGGTCTACGAAAAAGTACGCAGTGAAATGGTCACGGAGGATATAGTAGAAAAGAAAGGCGGAGTGGCCTTTGGTCTTACTTTCATTGCTGAGGATACACCAAAAATGCCACCGCCCCGAATCACTGACGATAAGAAGGAGGAATTTGAGAAATGGAGAG AGACTCAGGAGAAAACACAAGCCCTGAAACAGGATAGGGCACATCAGAACAGGGAGGAAGCCCTTACTAAGAGGAAGATCGAAGTCGCTCACAAAGAAATGGAGCGACTAGAAAAATACCTCAATATTGGAGCTGAAGAATTCTGA
- the LOC125670817 gene encoding uncharacterized protein LOC125670817 → MGVFQSCLARNNKIGVMKEEMEVYEKVRSEMVTEDIVEKKGGVAFGLSFVSEDPPKMPPPQLVEDKKGEFEKWRETQEKTQTLKQDRAHQNREEALAKRKIEGAHKEMERLEKYLNIGAEEF, encoded by the exons ATGGGCGTCTTTCAGAGTTGTCTCGCTAGAAACAATAAGATAGGAGTCATGAAAGAGGAAATGGAGGTCTACGAAAAAGTACGCAGTGAAATGGTCACGGAGGATATAGTAGAAAAGAAAGGCGGAGTGGCCTTTGGTCTTTCTTTTGTATCTGAGGATCCACCAAAAATGCCACCTCCCCAACTAGTCGAAGATAAGAAAGGGGAATTTGAGAAATGGAGAG AGACTCAGGAGAAAACACAAACCCTGAAACAGGATAGGGCACATCAGAACAGGGAGGAAGCCCTTGCTAAGAGGAAGATTGAGGGTGCTCACAAAGAAATGGAGCGTCTAGAAAAATACCTCAATATTGGAGCCGAAGAATTCTGA